Proteins encoded together in one Thermogemmatispora onikobensis window:
- a CDS encoding response regulator transcription factor yields the protein MKLLIVDEDRDLVEMLTGWLKTLGHEVRRAYSGEQARREWEEHKPDLVILDTALKDTDALAMCREMRTRHDALVLVISQERDVHDEVQCLEGGADDYLRKPFFPAQLLARIRAVSRRGRSTLLLRPPAVITVGPLSIDSLHNEARIFGKTVHLTPTESKLLHLLGVNANNVCTAGQIVAHIWGFGNDGDASLIKAHIHHLRQKIEPDPANPRYILTVPGVGYTLVRHPEKAEATASTSEHAQRASG from the coding sequence ATGAAATTGCTTATTGTTGATGAAGACCGTGATCTTGTTGAAATGTTGACAGGCTGGTTAAAGACACTGGGGCATGAGGTGCGACGCGCGTACTCCGGTGAGCAGGCGCGTCGTGAGTGGGAAGAGCACAAACCAGACCTGGTGATTCTGGATACGGCACTCAAAGACACCGATGCTCTCGCCATGTGCCGCGAGATGCGTACGCGGCACGATGCCCTTGTGCTAGTCATCTCTCAAGAGCGGGACGTACACGATGAGGTTCAGTGTTTGGAGGGAGGTGCGGATGATTATCTGCGCAAGCCTTTCTTCCCGGCCCAGCTGCTGGCGCGCATCCGAGCTGTCAGTCGGCGAGGGCGTTCAACGCTACTCTTACGTCCTCCTGCTGTCATCACCGTTGGCCCTCTCTCCATCGACTCTCTCCACAACGAAGCCCGCATCTTTGGCAAAACGGTGCATCTCACACCCACCGAGAGTAAGCTACTGCATCTGCTAGGAGTCAATGCCAATAACGTCTGTACAGCGGGCCAGATTGTGGCCCATATCTGGGGTTTTGGGAACGACGGCGATGCCAGCCTGATCAAGGCCCATATCCACCATCTCCGGCAGAAAATCGAACCGGACCCGGCTAATCCGCGCTACATACTCACCGTACCGGGGGTGGGCTATACGCTGGTACGCCACCCTGAGAAGGCCGAGGCCACGGCTAGCACATCAGAGCATGCCCAGCGAGCCTCTGGCTGA
- a CDS encoding LuxR C-terminal-related transcriptional regulator produces MPSQDRQQLPAYRRTQRVVIAHEADIFCRGLHSLLATSEGFEVLAEVNSCAALLATVATTAVDTVLIDCTLADGDCIELTRRLNEMPSPPHVVLLASNINEELLLRALLNGASGYLTKDTPGHQVLACLEGLRKGELALAPQVASAAIRLLVWECYRLAATLSTTTTSTGPALTSEQTQADQPHGRFEQASTEFHRPAARPHLTEQEQKILRLLRLGLSNKQIAARLSISPYTVGKHVQHILRKLGASNRTQAASHTSFEGPQVRDEQ; encoded by the coding sequence ATGCCGTCTCAAGATAGACAGCAGTTGCCTGCTTACAGGAGGACTCAGCGCGTAGTCATCGCTCATGAAGCTGATATCTTCTGCCGCGGGCTACACAGCCTGCTGGCAACCAGCGAGGGGTTCGAAGTGCTGGCGGAGGTGAATTCTTGCGCCGCTCTGCTAGCAACAGTAGCGACGACCGCCGTGGATACGGTTCTCATCGATTGCACGTTGGCCGATGGCGATTGCATCGAACTGACACGCCGCCTGAATGAAATGCCTTCCCCCCCTCATGTGGTTTTGCTCGCCTCCAACATCAACGAAGAATTGCTCCTGCGCGCCTTGCTCAACGGTGCCAGTGGCTACCTGACCAAGGATACCCCGGGCCACCAGGTGCTCGCCTGCCTGGAAGGACTGCGCAAGGGAGAGCTGGCCCTGGCCCCCCAGGTAGCTAGCGCGGCTATCCGCCTGCTGGTCTGGGAGTGCTACCGCCTGGCCGCTACCCTGTCTACGACAACCACCTCCACAGGCCCAGCCCTCACCTCAGAGCAGACTCAGGCCGACCAGCCTCATGGCCGCTTCGAGCAAGCTTCCACAGAATTCCACAGGCCAGCAGCCCGGCCTCATCTCACCGAGCAGGAGCAGAAGATTCTCCGCCTCCTGCGACTCGGCCTGAGCAATAAGCAGATCGCTGCCCGCCTCTCGATCTCTCCTTACACAGTAGGGAAGCATGTCCAGCATATTCTGCGGAAGCTTGGAGCCAGCAATCGCACTCAGGCTGCCTCTCATACTTCATTTGAGGGACCTCAAGTAAGGGATGAGCAGTAA
- a CDS encoding lipid II:glycine glycyltransferase FemX has protein sequence MMTQATLSLSQTWSPALAQEASETFYLMPEWLELISRLYGYKLLPLGLRNEAGQLCGFLPLCLVQNRPGSRRLVAFPFSDYCPLLADSAEHAQILLDQALALAAEQKADCLELRCGPNELLQADSRFVASDLYVRWLLPLAQDAQMMWTQLRKPVQRQVRKAAQLGVQVRLAERRDEMLSYYQLHLRTRCKKHGLPAQPRRFFLELWETFAPSGRLQLWLAEYEGQPIAGMIFLAASGTLRYAYGASHERYLQLAPNNLLMWQAIEQACKEGFRVLDLGRTACANQGLMEFKRRWGAEKVPLPYYYYPHRAGPVSTSEESRGYRLVTSCWRLLPLQVSGPLGGLLYRYLG, from the coding sequence ATGATGACGCAGGCAACGCTCTCTCTTTCGCAGACGTGGTCGCCAGCCCTGGCGCAGGAAGCCAGCGAGACCTTCTATCTCATGCCAGAGTGGTTAGAGTTGATCAGCCGTCTCTATGGTTATAAACTGCTGCCGCTGGGACTGCGCAATGAGGCTGGCCAACTCTGCGGCTTTTTGCCACTCTGTCTCGTGCAGAACCGTCCAGGGAGTCGGCGGTTAGTGGCCTTCCCTTTTTCGGATTACTGCCCGCTGCTGGCTGACAGTGCTGAGCATGCTCAGATCCTGCTCGATCAGGCTCTGGCGCTGGCCGCGGAGCAGAAAGCAGACTGCCTGGAGCTGCGCTGTGGCCCCAATGAGTTGCTGCAGGCGGATAGCCGCTTTGTGGCCAGCGATCTCTACGTGCGCTGGCTACTCCCGCTCGCGCAGGATGCTCAAATGATGTGGACCCAGTTGCGGAAGCCAGTACAGCGGCAAGTGCGCAAAGCGGCCCAGTTAGGAGTCCAGGTACGGCTGGCAGAGCGCCGCGACGAGATGCTGAGCTATTATCAGCTCCATCTGCGCACACGCTGTAAGAAACACGGGTTGCCCGCTCAGCCACGACGCTTCTTTCTGGAGCTGTGGGAGACTTTCGCGCCCAGCGGACGGTTACAGCTATGGTTGGCGGAGTATGAGGGGCAGCCGATCGCTGGGATGATCTTCCTGGCGGCGAGTGGAACGCTGCGCTATGCCTATGGAGCTTCACACGAACGCTACCTGCAGCTGGCACCCAATAACCTGTTGATGTGGCAGGCGATTGAGCAGGCATGCAAAGAGGGCTTCAGGGTCTTGGATCTTGGGCGCACGGCCTGTGCGAATCAGGGTTTGATGGAGTTTAAGCGCCGCTGGGGAGCGGAGAAAGTGCCGCTGCCCTATTATTATTATCCGCACCGGGCCGGTCCGGTCAGCACCTCCGAGGAGAGCCGTGGCTATCGTCTCGTGACAAGCTGCTGGCGATTACTGCCTCTCCAGGTGAGCGGTCCCCTCGGAGGGCTGCTCTATCGTTATCTGGGATAG